Proteins from a genomic interval of Paenibacillus lentus:
- a CDS encoding cytochrome ubiquinol oxidase subunit I: protein MDPVMLARIQFAATTIFHFFFVPLSIGLVLLIAIMETMYVRKGKEIYKRMAKFWGKLFLINFAVGVVTGILQEFQFGMNWSDYSRFVGDVFGAPLAVEALFAFFMESTFIGLWIFGWDRLSKRVHLLSIWLVSIGTIASAFWILAANSFMQRPVGFEINNGRAEMNDFFALISNGQLWVEFPHTVLGAFATGAFMITGISAYKLMKRQDVDFFKKSFTIAIVVGLVASLGTALYGHQQAQYLVETQPMKMAAAEGLWGKSGDPAPWTVYAHIDPKTGENSFEIKIPYLLSFLSYSEFSGEVKGMNELQAEYEQTYGPGDYIPPVRTTFWSFRIMVAAGSLMIVLGMYGAYLAWRKKLERPNKWYYRMMMWAISLPFIANTAGWIMTEIGRQPWTVFGYMRTEDSISPSVTAGQILFSLIAFTAIYAVLAAVMVYLFVKVIKKGPYAENTSDDEQSADPYGKEGYHAIS from the coding sequence ATGGATCCGGTAATGCTTGCACGTATCCAATTCGCGGCAACAACAATATTTCACTTCTTCTTTGTGCCGCTCTCCATAGGTCTGGTGTTACTCATCGCGATCATGGAAACAATGTATGTAAGGAAGGGGAAAGAAATTTATAAGCGCATGGCCAAGTTTTGGGGTAAATTATTCCTCATTAACTTTGCTGTGGGGGTCGTAACCGGTATTTTGCAGGAATTTCAGTTCGGCATGAACTGGTCGGACTACTCGCGCTTTGTAGGCGACGTCTTCGGTGCACCGCTTGCGGTTGAAGCGTTATTCGCCTTTTTCATGGAATCGACATTTATTGGGTTGTGGATTTTCGGATGGGATCGACTGTCCAAAAGAGTACATTTGCTCAGCATTTGGCTCGTTTCCATCGGTACGATTGCTTCAGCCTTTTGGATATTGGCGGCAAACTCGTTTATGCAGCGTCCTGTCGGATTTGAGATCAATAACGGCCGGGCGGAAATGAATGACTTTTTCGCATTGATCAGCAATGGTCAGCTATGGGTAGAATTCCCGCACACGGTGCTTGGCGCATTTGCCACAGGGGCGTTCATGATTACTGGTATTAGTGCTTACAAACTGATGAAGCGCCAGGATGTGGATTTCTTCAAAAAATCCTTCACTATTGCCATTGTCGTCGGCTTAGTCGCCTCGTTAGGTACGGCTCTGTATGGGCATCAGCAGGCGCAGTATTTGGTGGAAACCCAGCCGATGAAGATGGCTGCCGCCGAAGGCTTATGGGGCAAGAGCGGCGACCCGGCGCCTTGGACGGTGTATGCGCATATCGATCCGAAGACTGGAGAGAACTCGTTTGAGATTAAAATCCCTTATTTGCTCAGTTTCTTGTCCTATAGCGAGTTCTCTGGTGAAGTTAAAGGGATGAATGAGCTACAGGCTGAATATGAGCAGACCTACGGTCCTGGAGATTATATTCCACCGGTTCGAACGACTTTCTGGAGCTTCCGGATTATGGTTGCTGCTGGATCTTTGATGATTGTATTAGGAATGTATGGTGCGTATTTGGCTTGGCGCAAAAAGCTGGAACGTCCGAATAAGTGGTATTACCGCATGATGATGTGGGCGATTTCCTTGCCGTTCATTGCGAATACGGCTGGCTGGATTATGACAGAAATCGGTCGGCAGCCTTGGACCGTATTTGGTTACATGCGGACAGAGGACAGTATATCGCCAAGCGTGACCGCTGGACAAATTCTCTTCTCGCTCATTGCGTTTACGGCAATTTATGCGGTACTAGCCGCAGTGATGGTTTATTTATTCGTTAAAGTGATTAAGAAAGGCCCTTATGCCGAGAATACAAGTGATGATGAGCAATCGGCAGATCCATATGGTAAGGAGGGATACCATGCTATCTCTTAA
- the cydB gene encoding cytochrome d ubiquinol oxidase subunit II: MLSLNELWFILVAILFIGFFFLEGFDFGVGMSTRFLAKNDMERRVLINSIGPFWDANEVWLLTAGGAMFAAFPNWYATMFSGYYTPLVVLLLALIGRGVAFEFRGKVENTRWKSTWDLAIFLGSLLPPFLLGVVFSGMLKGLPIDGDMEMKAGLFDMVNLYTLVGGITVVVLCLVHGLLFTSLRTTGSLRDRARKLAHKLLIPLAALFVVFGVMTFFQTDAFEVRALPLTLIAVVGLGAFLLAGWFIVKQRDGWAFGMTGTLIALSIASVFISLFPRVMVSSISEAYSLTIHNAASGPYSLKIMTIAALTLLPFVLGYQIWSYFVFHKRINEKEHLEY, translated from the coding sequence ATGCTATCTCTTAATGAGCTCTGGTTTATCCTCGTTGCAATTTTATTCATCGGCTTCTTCTTCCTTGAGGGATTTGACTTCGGGGTAGGGATGAGCACTCGCTTTCTAGCTAAAAACGATATGGAGAGAAGGGTGTTAATCAATTCGATCGGCCCCTTCTGGGATGCTAACGAAGTGTGGCTGTTAACAGCAGGCGGTGCAATGTTCGCGGCCTTCCCGAACTGGTATGCGACGATGTTCAGCGGTTATTATACCCCGCTTGTCGTGCTGCTGCTTGCTTTGATCGGACGCGGGGTTGCGTTTGAGTTCCGGGGCAAAGTGGAAAATACGCGCTGGAAAAGTACCTGGGATCTTGCCATTTTCCTGGGCAGCCTGCTGCCTCCGTTTCTGCTGGGCGTAGTCTTTTCCGGTATGCTCAAAGGGCTGCCGATTGACGGCGACATGGAAATGAAGGCAGGGCTGTTCGATATGGTCAACCTGTACACGCTTGTTGGCGGGATTACCGTCGTCGTGCTATGCCTCGTTCACGGTCTGCTATTTACGTCCTTGCGGACGACGGGCAGCCTGCGTGACCGAGCTCGCAAGCTGGCGCATAAGCTGTTGATTCCACTAGCCGCATTGTTTGTCGTATTCGGAGTAATGACGTTCTTCCAGACGGATGCGTTTGAAGTTCGTGCTCTGCCGCTGACGTTGATCGCGGTGGTTGGCCTTGGTGCATTCCTGCTTGCCGGCTGGTTCATTGTCAAACAGAGAGACGGCTGGGCATTTGGAATGACGGGTACCTTGATTGCACTTTCCATTGCTTCCGTGTTCATTAGTTTGTTCCCGCGTGTCATGGTTAGCTCAATCAGTGAAGCGTACTCGCTTACGATTCACAACGCAGCGTCTGGTCCATATTCATTAAAGATCATGACGATCGCTGCTTTGACTCTATTGCCATTTGTACTTGGTTACCAAATTTGGAGTTACTTTGTCTTCCATAAACGCATTAACGAGAAGGAGCATTTAGAGTACTAA
- the cydD gene encoding thiol reductant ABC exporter subunit CydD, with the protein MGRDLMKYKGIKPVLAGIGVLTLIQSIAIILQAKWLAEVISALFAGAKLQEQFGGAVLFLLAFIVRQISALLQQRIAYRFAEQTGKELRKQVMEKLFELGPRFAKREGTGNLVTLVLDGVTKFRNYLELFLPRMLATGLTPMLILLYVFTLDITAAVILILTLPILIIFLILVGLAARKQMDRQWKSYRTLSNHFVDSLRGLETLKFLGHSRSHSESIERVSDSYRSATMRTLRVAFLSSFSLDFFTMLSVASVAVSLGLRLIDGNMTLLTGLTILILAPEYFLPVRMVGADYHATLDGKEAGEAMNAIIAEGEAERAAMASLPEGIALDWRPDSVMKLSSLTVQYEEEGQPSLDQVGLELSGFGKIGIIGESGAGKSTLIDVLGGFLRPTEGEIELGRARLGDLTSPEWRRQITYIPQNPYIFSGSLADNIAFYSPDASRAEIEQAAEDAGLGALADSLPKGYDEPIGGGGRPLSGGQEQRVALARALLSRRPILLLDEPTAHLDIETEYELKATMLPLFEGRLVLLATHRLHWMREMDRIIVMEQGRIVETGNHDELIARKGAYYQLMTSQREGIL; encoded by the coding sequence ATGGGACGCGATTTAATGAAGTATAAGGGAATAAAGCCGGTTCTTGCCGGAATTGGCGTTCTGACCCTCATTCAGAGCATCGCTATCATATTGCAGGCCAAATGGCTGGCGGAGGTTATCTCCGCCCTGTTTGCCGGCGCTAAGCTGCAGGAGCAATTCGGCGGGGCCGTTTTGTTCCTGCTTGCTTTTATCGTCAGGCAAATATCTGCGCTGCTCCAGCAGAGGATCGCCTATCGGTTCGCAGAACAGACAGGCAAAGAGCTGCGCAAACAGGTGATGGAAAAGCTGTTTGAGCTTGGCCCCCGCTTTGCAAAAAGAGAGGGGACCGGCAACTTGGTTACGCTTGTATTGGATGGTGTAACGAAGTTCCGCAACTATTTGGAGCTGTTCCTGCCCCGTATGCTAGCAACCGGGCTAACGCCGATGCTCATTCTATTGTATGTATTTACGCTAGACATTACGGCAGCCGTCATTTTAATTCTCACGCTGCCGATTTTGATCATTTTTTTGATACTAGTTGGTCTCGCCGCACGTAAGCAAATGGATCGCCAATGGAAATCCTACCGCACGTTGTCCAATCATTTTGTAGATTCCCTGCGCGGACTGGAAACCTTGAAATTTCTCGGGCACAGCCGGAGTCATAGCGAATCAATCGAAAGGGTAAGCGACTCCTACCGATCAGCGACAATGCGGACGCTTCGTGTCGCATTTCTGTCTTCATTTTCCCTTGATTTCTTCACGATGCTGTCGGTCGCTTCGGTAGCGGTTAGTCTGGGACTGCGTTTGATTGATGGAAATATGACGCTTCTGACGGGGCTGACGATTCTCATTTTGGCACCGGAGTACTTTCTTCCTGTTCGGATGGTGGGAGCCGATTATCATGCGACCCTAGACGGCAAGGAAGCCGGCGAAGCGATGAATGCAATTATTGCGGAAGGGGAGGCGGAGAGGGCTGCAATGGCCAGCCTGCCTGAAGGGATAGCATTGGATTGGCGTCCCGATAGTGTCATGAAGCTGTCTTCGCTGACGGTGCAGTATGAGGAGGAAGGCCAGCCCTCGCTGGATCAAGTCGGGCTTGAGCTCAGCGGTTTTGGCAAAATCGGTATTATCGGGGAGAGTGGCGCAGGGAAGTCCACGCTGATCGATGTGCTTGGAGGATTTCTGCGCCCGACGGAGGGCGAGATCGAGCTGGGGCGCGCAAGGCTCGGCGATTTGACCAGCCCGGAATGGAGAAGGCAGATTACTTATATTCCGCAAAATCCATATATTTTTAGCGGATCGCTTGCGGATAACATTGCGTTCTATTCGCCGGACGCTTCCCGTGCGGAGATCGAGCAGGCTGCTGAGGATGCGGGTCTCGGCGCTTTGGCAGATTCGCTGCCAAAGGGATATGATGAGCCCATCGGTGGCGGTGGCCGTCCATTGAGCGGCGGTCAGGAACAGCGCGTAGCGCTGGCCCGCGCTTTGCTCAGCCGTCGGCCGATCTTGCTGCTGGACGAGCCGACGGCTCATTTGGATATCGAGACGGAGTATGAATTGAAGGCGACGATGCTGCCTTTGTTTGAGGGCAGGCTGGTGCTGCTTGCTACCCACCGTCTGCACTGGATGCGAGAAATGGATCGGATTATCGTCATGGAGCAGGGGCGAATTGTGGAGACGGGCAATCATGATGAGTTGATTGCGAGAAAGGGAGCCTATTATCAGTTAATGACATCTCAGCGGGAGGGGATATTGTGA
- the cydC gene encoding thiol reductant ABC exporter subunit CydC, whose translation MKEDTARWNRQEKTASQEQWITPYFRAYSGRFSLYLILGTLTILAASMLMFTSGFLISKSSLQPYNILLVYVPIVGIRAFGIGRAVIHYVERLVGHDAVLRILSKMRVRLYNILEPQALFIRSRYRTGDLLGVLADDIEQLQNVYIRTVFPSLVAVIVYGVIVIALGQFDWLFALLVAGYIFILVVVLPYISLMLTRRTNAEVKQERGRLYQKLTDAVMGIGDWVISGRPAEFLESYEHDEDTVARKERKLRTWARWRSLIGQLVVGIVVISMIYWSGSQAAAGHIDPVLIAAFVLVVFPLADAFLPLSEAVERTPQYQESLSRLNRIMEPVLGQESQGSVMGGKKGMSAELAMNEQRLADVLTASRARDIHIKLSNVSFTYEAKHAIQSGGSYSVCDVSLDIPQGKRVMVIGRSGAGKSTLLKLIQGAIAPTEGSVLINGVPAAHFGDDISKVISVLNQSPHLFDTTVANNIRLGRQGASEEELHLAVQQAQLDALIATLPEGLSTPMRETGQRFSGGERQRVALARILLQDAPVLVLDEPTVGLDPRTERELLSTIFRSTAGKTLVWVTHHLVGAEKMDEIIFMEHGTILMRGTHEELLERESRYRSLYALDRPDDIA comes from the coding sequence GTGAAAGAGGACACTGCGAGATGGAATCGCCAAGAGAAAACGGCCTCGCAAGAGCAGTGGATTACTCCGTATTTCCGTGCCTATAGCGGACGCTTTTCCCTGTATTTGATCTTGGGTACGCTGACGATATTAGCGGCAAGCATGCTGATGTTCACCTCAGGCTTCCTCATTTCCAAATCATCTTTGCAGCCGTATAACATATTGCTTGTATATGTGCCTATTGTCGGCATCCGTGCATTTGGGATTGGCCGGGCGGTCATACACTATGTAGAACGGCTGGTTGGACATGATGCAGTACTGCGAATTTTGTCCAAAATGCGGGTGCGTCTATACAACATATTGGAGCCTCAAGCGCTATTTATTCGCTCTCGTTACCGGACGGGGGATTTACTCGGCGTCCTGGCAGACGATATAGAGCAGCTGCAGAACGTATACATTCGGACCGTTTTTCCAAGTCTTGTCGCGGTGATCGTTTATGGGGTTATCGTCATTGCCTTGGGTCAGTTTGATTGGCTGTTTGCATTGCTGGTGGCAGGCTATATCTTCATACTTGTCGTGGTGCTGCCGTATATTTCGCTGATGCTGACTAGACGCACGAATGCAGAGGTGAAGCAGGAGCGGGGTCGATTGTATCAGAAGCTTACCGACGCAGTGATGGGCATCGGCGATTGGGTCATCAGTGGCAGACCCGCCGAATTTCTGGAGTCATACGAACATGACGAAGACACTGTAGCCCGAAAAGAGCGCAAGCTTCGCACCTGGGCAAGATGGAGAAGTTTGATCGGTCAACTCGTTGTTGGAATCGTCGTTATATCTATGATCTATTGGTCAGGCAGCCAAGCTGCTGCCGGACATATTGATCCCGTGTTAATCGCAGCCTTCGTGCTTGTCGTCTTTCCGCTGGCGGATGCATTCCTGCCCCTGTCCGAAGCCGTCGAGCGCACGCCGCAGTACCAGGAATCGCTAAGTCGATTGAATCGGATTATGGAGCCTGTATTGGGGCAGGAATCTCAGGGTTCGGTTATGGGCGGAAAGAAGGGGATGTCTGCGGAGTTGGCGATGAACGAACAGCGCCTAGCGGATGTGCTTACCGCCTCTCGTGCCCGGGATATTCACATAAAGCTGAGTAATGTCTCTTTCACATATGAAGCTAAGCATGCCATACAGAGTGGCGGTTCGTATTCCGTCTGTGATGTTTCTCTCGATATACCCCAGGGCAAGCGAGTCATGGTGATTGGCCGGAGCGGTGCGGGTAAGTCCACGCTGTTGAAGCTCATTCAGGGGGCGATTGCACCGACCGAGGGCAGTGTACTAATCAATGGCGTTCCGGCAGCGCACTTCGGGGATGACATCTCTAAAGTCATCTCAGTATTGAACCAAAGCCCGCACTTGTTCGATACAACCGTAGCGAATAATATCCGGCTTGGGCGTCAAGGTGCTTCGGAGGAGGAACTGCACCTGGCGGTACAGCAAGCGCAGCTTGACGCGCTGATCGCTACGCTGCCGGAGGGTCTAAGCACACCGATGCGCGAGACCGGGCAGCGCTTCTCCGGCGGAGAACGGCAGCGTGTGGCTCTGGCGCGCATCCTGCTTCAGGATGCGCCGGTGCTCGTCCTTGATGAGCCGACCGTAGGGCTTGACCCACGTACCGAGCGTGAGCTGCTGTCAACGATCTTCAGGTCGACAGCGGGCAAGACGCTCGTGTGGGTCACGCATCATTTGGTCGGAGCAGAGAAGATGGACGAGATTATCTTCATGGAGCATGGCACGATCCTTATGCGCGGCACGCATGAGGAACTGCTGGAGCGGGAGTCAAGGTATCGCAGCCTTTATGCGCTGGATCGCCCGGATGATATAGCTTAA
- a CDS encoding X2-like carbohydrate binding domain-containing protein produces MAHTTIFRSTSFKKFHLILLSILIAGSAFAGLLGAGNAHAAASEDYQWNKVVTGGGGGFVPGIIFNETEPNLIYARTDIGGAYRWNEADQSWIQLLDWVGIDEWGKTGVDALATDPVDPNRLYLAVGTYTNSWDPNNGSILRSTDKGDTWQVSSLPFKVGGNMPGRSMGERLAIDPNKNNILYFGARSGNGLWKSTDYGATWSKVTSFPNPGTYVENPDYEYQSDIVGLAWITFDPSTGSPGQATQTIYVGVADKNESVYRSTDGGATWSAVPGQPTGYLPHHGVLASNGQLYIPYSDGAGPYDGTKGDLWKYDTVTDSWTNISPIPSSSSDNYFGYGGLAVDAQQPNTLIVATLNSWWPDAILFRSTDGGATWSRIWDWDGYPNRTFRYTQDISGAPWLDFENNPSPPEVTPKLGWMIGDLEIDPFNSDRMMYGTGATIYGTNNLTAWDTGGKVNISVMAKGIEETAVTDLISPPSGAHLISGLLDVTGFKHDDLTQPPAKMMTHPNSTTDMDYAELDPSFIVRVGQADKSADPNAKSIGFSRDGGANWYAGNGEPAGTAGGGKVALSANGNAILWSTPDVGVFYSSNNGNSWSASTGVPQGAKVASDRVNSNKFYAWSAGDFYVSTNGGATFTKTAATGIPAEGDLDFKAVPGSEGDIWLAGGSTTGGKYGLWHSIDSGASFTKLANVQEANVIGFGKAAPGHSYMALYTSAKIDGVRGIFRSNDAGANWIRINDDQHQYASTNSAITGDPRIYGRVYIGTNGLGIVYGDALTNPPEPEEPGPEEPTPSSSITPTSAAFDKNVGNQANVNVALTLNGNTLTAIRNGAAALTEGSDYTVSDSNITILSSYLAAQPLGQLSLTFQFSAGADSVLNINIQDSTVPTPAGGIKVQMYNEAVSNTTNTLSPRIKLTNTGSQAINLSDIKLRYYYTIDGEQSQSLFCDWTQIGSSNVTGNFVKMPATISGADYYAEIGFTSGAGSLAASQSIDLQIRISKSDWSDYSQSDDYSFDSTSTSYQDAPRVTGYISGELQWGIEP; encoded by the coding sequence ATGGCCCATACAACTATTTTCAGAAGTACTTCGTTTAAAAAGTTTCATCTAATACTATTGTCCATTCTTATAGCTGGCTCAGCCTTTGCAGGATTACTGGGGGCAGGTAATGCCCATGCAGCAGCAAGCGAAGACTACCAATGGAACAAAGTAGTTACAGGAGGTGGAGGCGGCTTTGTGCCAGGGATTATTTTTAATGAGACAGAGCCGAACTTGATTTATGCAAGAACTGATATCGGCGGTGCTTATCGCTGGAACGAAGCGGATCAAAGCTGGATTCAACTGCTGGACTGGGTAGGGATCGATGAATGGGGCAAGACCGGCGTCGATGCCTTGGCAACCGATCCGGTCGATCCAAATCGCCTGTACCTTGCCGTCGGCACCTACACGAACAGCTGGGATCCGAATAATGGGAGCATTTTACGCTCAACGGACAAAGGCGACACTTGGCAAGTGTCCAGTCTGCCTTTCAAAGTAGGCGGCAACATGCCGGGACGCTCAATGGGTGAGCGGCTTGCCATCGACCCTAACAAGAATAACATCCTTTATTTTGGAGCGCGCAGCGGTAATGGATTATGGAAGAGCACCGATTACGGGGCAACCTGGAGCAAGGTAACCAGTTTTCCTAACCCGGGGACCTATGTCGAGAACCCCGATTATGAGTACCAGAGCGACATCGTCGGACTGGCCTGGATTACCTTCGATCCTTCGACAGGTTCGCCTGGACAAGCAACTCAAACTATCTATGTTGGCGTAGCCGATAAAAATGAAAGCGTATACCGAAGTACAGACGGCGGTGCAACATGGTCTGCCGTTCCCGGTCAGCCGACGGGCTATCTTCCGCACCACGGAGTTTTGGCTTCAAACGGTCAGCTGTACATTCCTTATAGCGACGGCGCAGGCCCTTATGATGGAACGAAAGGCGACCTTTGGAAATATGACACTGTCACAGATTCTTGGACGAATATCAGTCCGATTCCGTCCAGCAGCAGCGATAATTACTTCGGATACGGCGGACTGGCCGTCGACGCCCAGCAGCCGAATACCCTTATCGTCGCTACGCTTAATTCCTGGTGGCCGGACGCGATTCTATTCCGCAGTACCGATGGCGGTGCAACCTGGAGCCGCATTTGGGATTGGGATGGATATCCAAACCGTACGTTCCGATACACGCAGGATATTTCCGGAGCGCCTTGGCTCGATTTTGAGAACAACCCTTCCCCGCCTGAAGTTACGCCTAAGCTCGGCTGGATGATTGGAGATCTTGAGATTGATCCGTTCAATTCAGACCGGATGATGTACGGAACCGGGGCAACGATTTATGGCACCAATAACCTTACGGCCTGGGATACCGGCGGCAAGGTTAACATTAGCGTGATGGCCAAAGGCATTGAAGAGACGGCAGTCACCGATCTGATCAGCCCGCCATCCGGCGCGCATTTGATCAGTGGCCTGCTCGATGTCACGGGCTTTAAGCACGATGATCTGACCCAGCCCCCGGCAAAAATGATGACACATCCAAATAGCACAACGGATATGGACTATGCCGAATTGGACCCCAGCTTTATCGTGCGCGTAGGCCAAGCGGACAAATCCGCAGATCCCAACGCTAAATCCATCGGTTTCTCCCGGGACGGCGGAGCTAACTGGTACGCCGGGAATGGCGAGCCCGCGGGAACTGCAGGCGGAGGCAAGGTGGCCCTTTCCGCAAATGGCAACGCTATTCTATGGAGCACTCCAGATGTAGGCGTCTTTTACTCCAGCAACAACGGGAATTCCTGGTCAGCCAGCACTGGCGTGCCCCAGGGTGCAAAAGTCGCTTCCGACCGCGTAAATTCCAATAAATTTTACGCTTGGTCAGCTGGCGACTTCTATGTGAGCACTAACGGCGGAGCTACGTTCACAAAAACGGCGGCTACGGGAATTCCAGCGGAGGGAGATTTGGACTTCAAAGCGGTGCCCGGCAGCGAAGGCGATATCTGGCTCGCGGGAGGCAGCACGACGGGCGGCAAATACGGTCTGTGGCATTCTATCGACTCCGGAGCTTCCTTCACAAAGCTTGCCAACGTTCAGGAGGCCAACGTGATCGGATTTGGCAAGGCAGCGCCCGGACATAGCTACATGGCGCTGTACACCAGCGCCAAGATTGATGGCGTTCGGGGGATTTTCCGCTCTAATGATGCGGGAGCTAACTGGATCAGAATTAATGACGATCAGCATCAATATGCTTCGACAAACTCGGCGATTACCGGTGACCCCAGAATTTACGGCCGGGTATATATAGGAACAAATGGACTTGGTATCGTATATGGGGATGCACTGACAAACCCGCCGGAACCGGAAGAACCGGGGCCAGAGGAGCCCACCCCCAGCTCTTCGATCACACCCACGTCTGCTGCCTTTGACAAAAACGTAGGCAATCAGGCCAACGTAAACGTCGCATTGACGTTGAATGGGAATACACTAACCGCCATTCGCAACGGAGCTGCGGCATTGACGGAAGGCAGCGATTATACAGTCTCCGATTCCAACATCACGATCCTCAGCAGCTACTTGGCCGCTCAGCCTCTCGGTCAACTAAGCTTGACGTTCCAGTTCAGCGCCGGGGCTGATTCGGTATTGAACATCAACATTCAGGACTCGACTGTACCAACACCTGCCGGAGGCATTAAGGTGCAAATGTATAATGAAGCGGTAAGCAATACGACAAACACACTCAGTCCCCGAATTAAGCTGACGAATACTGGAAGTCAGGCTATTAACCTCTCCGATATTAAGCTGCGTTACTACTACACCATCGATGGAGAGCAATCGCAAAGTCTGTTCTGCGACTGGACTCAGATAGGCAGCTCTAATGTGACAGGCAACTTCGTCAAGATGCCTGCAACCATAAGTGGAGCGGATTATTATGCGGAAATCGGCTTCACAAGCGGAGCAGGCAGCCTAGCAGCCAGCCAGAGCATTGACCTGCAAATCCGCATCTCCAAATCTGACTGGAGTGATTATTCGCAGAGTGACGACTACTCCTTTGATTCGACCTCCACATCATATCAAGATGCCCCACGAGTAACCGGCTACATCTCCGGTGAACTGCAATGGGGAATTGAGCCTTAA
- a CDS encoding LysR family transcriptional regulator: MELRQILYFIEVAKLEHVTEASYALHVSQSAVSRQIFKLESELGVDLFLHEGRKVKLTPIGKLFLAHMEQLVKVLDNARQEISEFLDPERGTVRIGFPSSLAAQMIPGVVSAFREQYPAVHFQLQHGSYRELVDSVIKGDMNLAIMGPVPKNESQIKVEVLFREKFKALLPSKHKLAGQSSVKLSDLKDDLFVLFPEGFVLREIVVNACSDLGFKPKVTFEGDDLDAIKGLVSAGLGLTVLPEIALSEYLPDSIVALPITEPLVTRDVGVIIPANRDLPPTEKLFYDFLKEMAPGFGL, encoded by the coding sequence ATGGAATTGAGGCAAATATTGTATTTCATTGAGGTTGCGAAGCTGGAGCATGTGACGGAGGCCTCTTATGCTCTTCACGTATCACAGTCCGCTGTTAGTAGACAAATTTTTAAACTGGAATCCGAGCTCGGTGTAGACTTATTCCTTCATGAGGGACGGAAGGTAAAGCTTACTCCGATCGGTAAGCTGTTTCTCGCTCATATGGAGCAGCTCGTCAAAGTGCTTGATAACGCGCGTCAGGAGATCAGTGAGTTTCTGGATCCGGAGCGGGGGACGGTGCGGATCGGCTTCCCCAGCAGCTTGGCGGCACAAATGATTCCGGGTGTTGTGTCGGCTTTTAGAGAGCAATACCCTGCTGTACATTTTCAGCTGCAGCACGGTTCCTATCGCGAACTGGTCGATTCGGTAATTAAGGGGGACATGAACCTGGCCATTATGGGCCCGGTGCCGAAGAATGAATCGCAAATTAAAGTGGAAGTGCTTTTTCGAGAAAAGTTTAAAGCGCTGCTTCCGTCCAAGCATAAATTAGCAGGACAGTCGTCGGTCAAGCTCAGTGATCTGAAGGATGATTTATTCGTGCTCTTCCCCGAAGGCTTCGTCCTGCGGGAAATTGTGGTGAATGCTTGCAGCGATCTTGGCTTTAAGCCGAAGGTAACATTTGAAGGGGACGATTTGGACGCGATTAAGGGGCTTGTCTCGGCTGGGCTTGGTCTGACGGTGCTGCCGGAAATTGCTCTTAGTGAATATCTTCCTGATTCCATCGTTGCCCTGCCGATCACCGAACCGCTGGTTACGCGCGATGTGGGAGTGATTATTCCGGCAAATCGGGATCTGCCGCCCACGGAGAAGTTATTTTATGATTTTCTCAAAGAGATGGCCCCCGGTTTTGGACTTTAG